In one window of Paraburkholderia phymatum STM815 DNA:
- the hutC gene encoding histidine utilization repressor — protein MNAPAYQGIKDFILARIHAGEWSEGHQVPSENELAREFNVARMTVNRALRELTAEQVLTRVQGSGTFVARPKYESTLVAIRSISDEIVARGHCYHANVLHVGAAIADEELAAEMQVSAGSPVFHSRVLHFENDEPVQLEERWVNPVVAPDYALQDFTNTTPNQYLVRVAPLQRVEYRIEASAPDADNRRLLTMDDAEPCLVLHRRTWSQGVVASVANLWHPGNRYRFTGHF, from the coding sequence ATGAACGCACCGGCTTATCAGGGAATCAAGGACTTCATCCTCGCCCGCATTCACGCGGGCGAATGGAGCGAAGGCCATCAGGTTCCATCGGAAAACGAGCTTGCGCGCGAATTCAACGTCGCGCGCATGACGGTCAACCGGGCGCTGCGCGAGCTGACGGCCGAGCAGGTGCTGACGCGCGTTCAGGGCTCGGGCACGTTCGTCGCGCGACCGAAGTACGAGTCGACGCTAGTCGCGATCCGCAGCATTTCCGACGAGATCGTCGCGCGCGGTCATTGCTATCACGCGAACGTGCTGCACGTGGGCGCCGCGATCGCCGACGAAGAACTCGCCGCCGAAATGCAGGTGAGCGCGGGCAGTCCCGTCTTCCATTCGCGCGTGCTGCACTTCGAGAACGACGAGCCCGTCCAGCTCGAAGAGCGCTGGGTGAATCCCGTCGTCGCCCCCGACTATGCGCTGCAGGACTTCACGAACACGACACCTAACCAGTATCTCGTGCGCGTCGCGCCGCTGCAGCGCGTTGAGTACCGCATCGAAGCCTCCGCGCCGGACGCCGACAACCGCCGGCTTCTGACGATGGACGACGCCGAACCTTGCCTCGTGCTGCACCGGCGCACGTGGTCGCAAGGGGTGGTCGCGTCCGTGGCCAATCTCTGGCACCCCGGCAACCGTTACCGGTTCACCGGCCACTTCTGA
- the hutH gene encoding histidine ammonia-lyase, producing the protein MILTPGSLTLSQLRQIAREQVTLELDPASFAAIDACAQAVADIAAKGEPAYGINTGFGRLASTHIPHDQLELLQRNLVLSHAVGVGEPMSPPVVRLLMALKLSSLGRGHSGIRREVMDALIKLFNADVLPVIPVKGSVGASGDLAPLAHMSAVLLGVGEVFAKGERVAATEGLRLVGLKPLTLQAKEGLALLNGTQASAALALYNMFAIEDLYRVGLVAGALSVDAAAGSVKPFDARIHALRGHQGQIDAAESYRTLLDGSAINLSHRDCGKVQDPYSLRCQPQVMGACLDQMRAAAQVLLVEANAVSDNPLIFPDTGEVLSGGNFHAEPVAFAADNLALAAAEIGALAERRIALLIDATLSGLPPFLVKDGGVNSGFMIAHVTAAALASENKTLAHPASVDSLPTSANQEDHVSMATFAARKLADIADNTANILSIELLAAAQGVDLRAPHKTSPALQKVMETVRAHVAHYELDHYFAPDIAAITKLVQDGTIAKHSPFSFISEQR; encoded by the coding sequence ATGATCCTTACACCCGGCTCCCTGACTCTGTCCCAACTGCGCCAGATCGCTCGCGAACAGGTCACCCTCGAACTCGATCCCGCGAGCTTCGCCGCCATCGACGCCTGCGCTCAAGCCGTCGCGGACATCGCCGCGAAGGGCGAGCCGGCGTACGGTATCAACACGGGCTTCGGTCGCCTTGCCAGCACGCATATTCCGCATGACCAGCTCGAACTGCTGCAGCGCAATCTGGTGCTCTCGCATGCGGTTGGCGTGGGTGAGCCGATGTCGCCGCCCGTCGTGCGCCTGCTGATGGCGCTCAAGCTGTCGAGCCTTGGCCGCGGCCACTCGGGCATCCGCCGCGAAGTGATGGACGCGCTGATCAAGCTGTTCAACGCCGACGTGCTGCCCGTGATCCCCGTGAAGGGTTCCGTCGGCGCATCGGGCGACCTCGCGCCGCTCGCGCATATGTCGGCCGTGCTGCTCGGCGTCGGCGAAGTGTTCGCGAAGGGTGAGCGCGTCGCGGCGACGGAAGGTCTGCGTCTCGTCGGCCTCAAGCCGTTGACGCTGCAAGCGAAGGAAGGTCTCGCGCTGCTCAACGGCACGCAGGCATCGGCGGCACTCGCGCTGTACAACATGTTCGCGATCGAAGACCTGTACCGCGTCGGCCTCGTCGCGGGTGCACTGTCCGTCGACGCAGCGGCTGGTTCCGTCAAGCCGTTCGATGCGCGCATCCACGCGCTGCGCGGCCATCAAGGCCAGATCGATGCGGCCGAGTCGTATCGCACCCTGCTCGACGGTTCGGCGATCAACCTGTCGCACCGCGATTGCGGCAAGGTACAGGACCCGTACAGCCTGCGCTGCCAGCCGCAGGTGATGGGCGCGTGTCTCGACCAGATGCGTGCCGCCGCGCAAGTGCTGCTCGTCGAAGCGAACGCCGTGTCGGACAACCCGCTGATCTTCCCGGATACGGGCGAAGTGCTGTCGGGCGGCAACTTCCACGCCGAGCCTGTCGCATTCGCCGCCGACAATCTCGCGCTCGCCGCAGCGGAAATCGGTGCGCTCGCCGAACGCCGCATCGCGCTGCTGATCGACGCGACGCTGTCGGGTCTGCCGCCGTTCCTCGTCAAGGATGGCGGCGTGAACTCGGGCTTCATGATCGCGCACGTCACGGCCGCCGCGCTCGCATCCGAGAACAAGACGCTGGCTCACCCGGCTTCCGTCGATTCGCTGCCCACGTCGGCGAACCAGGAAGACCATGTGTCGATGGCGACGTTCGCCGCGCGCAAGCTCGCCGATATCGCCGACAACACCGCGAACATCCTGTCGATCGAACTGCTCGCCGCTGCGCAAGGTGTCGATCTGCGCGCGCCGCACAAGACAAGCCCGGCGCTGCAGAAGGTGATGGAGACCGTGCGCGCGCACGTCGCGCACTACGAGCTTGACCATTACTTCGCGCCCGATATCGCCGCGATCACCAAGCTCGTGCAGGACGGCACGATCGCGAAGCACAGCCCGTTCTCGTTCATTTCCGAGCAACGCTAA
- a CDS encoding NAD-dependent epimerase/dehydratase family protein — protein sequence MNIFVTGASGFIGGSIAAGLVRAGHRVTGLIRNPEHAAELKRLGIEPVVGTLDDRELLIAQAQAADAVINAASSDHRGAVEALIDALAGSNKPFLHTSGSSIVGDASGGERGEAKIYTEDALPQPTADKAPRVAIDHLVLDAAKRGIRSSVLCNTLIYGHGAVKGSASVQLPRLVRQAQKSGIVRHVGSGGNIWSNVFIDDVVELYRLALEKSPAGTFYFVESGEASFREMADAIAQAMHLGPAQDWPLDQAIGEWGYEMASYGLGSNSRVRGTRARTLLGWQPARTSVIEWIEHDMMKGA from the coding sequence TTGAACATTTTCGTCACTGGCGCGAGCGGCTTTATCGGCGGGTCGATTGCAGCGGGTCTCGTGCGCGCGGGTCATCGCGTGACGGGCCTGATCCGTAACCCCGAACACGCGGCCGAACTGAAGCGCCTCGGCATCGAGCCCGTCGTCGGCACGCTCGACGACCGCGAGCTGCTCATCGCGCAGGCGCAGGCCGCCGACGCCGTCATCAACGCGGCGAGCAGCGATCACCGCGGGGCCGTCGAAGCACTGATCGACGCGCTCGCCGGCTCGAACAAGCCGTTCCTGCATACCAGTGGTTCGAGCATCGTCGGCGATGCGTCAGGCGGCGAACGCGGTGAAGCGAAGATCTATACGGAAGATGCGCTGCCCCAACCGACAGCCGACAAGGCGCCCCGCGTCGCGATCGACCATCTCGTGCTCGATGCAGCGAAGCGCGGCATCCGCTCGTCGGTGCTGTGCAATACGCTGATCTACGGGCACGGCGCGGTCAAAGGCAGCGCGAGCGTGCAGTTGCCGCGCCTCGTGCGGCAGGCGCAAAAAAGCGGCATCGTGCGGCACGTGGGCAGCGGCGGCAACATCTGGTCGAACGTGTTCATCGACGACGTGGTCGAGCTATACCGCCTCGCGCTCGAGAAAAGCCCCGCAGGGACGTTCTATTTCGTCGAAAGCGGCGAAGCGTCGTTCCGCGAGATGGCGGATGCGATCGCGCAGGCGATGCATCTCGGCCCGGCGCAGGACTGGCCGCTCGATCAGGCGATAGGCGAATGGGGCTATGAAATGGCGTCGTACGGACTCGGCTCGAACAGCCGCGTGCGCGGCACTCGCGCCCGTACGCTGCTCGGCTGGCAGCCGGCGCGCACGTCGGTGATCGAGTGGATCGAACACGACATGATGAAGGGCGCGTAA
- a CDS encoding DUF899 domain-containing protein yields MEEHRIVSREAWLAAQRAHLADEKALTRARDALVKKRLALPWMKIDKRYTFDTDEGTKTLDDLFAGRSQLIVYHFMFGPDWEQGCPGCSFLSDHIDGALVHLAHRDVTYVAVSRAPLVKIDAYRKRMGWKFPWVSSFGSDFNYDFNVSFTPEQQATGKVDYNYDMQGFAMDELPGMSVFYRNGNGEIFRTFSAYARSGEPLIGTYALLDCVPKGRDEDENKMMGWLRRHDSYEDGATGTTLAAGKQRAGACCHEGTPK; encoded by the coding sequence ATGGAAGAGCACAGGATCGTTTCACGCGAAGCATGGCTGGCCGCGCAACGCGCGCATCTCGCGGACGAAAAGGCATTGACGCGCGCACGGGATGCGCTCGTGAAAAAGCGTCTCGCGCTGCCGTGGATGAAGATCGACAAGCGCTACACCTTCGACACAGACGAAGGCACGAAGACGCTCGACGATCTGTTCGCGGGACGCAGCCAGCTGATCGTCTATCACTTCATGTTCGGTCCCGACTGGGAGCAGGGCTGCCCGGGCTGCTCGTTCCTGTCGGATCACATCGACGGCGCGCTCGTGCATCTCGCGCACCGCGACGTGACGTACGTCGCCGTGTCGCGCGCGCCGCTCGTGAAGATCGACGCTTACCGCAAACGCATGGGATGGAAGTTTCCGTGGGTCTCGTCGTTCGGCAGCGACTTCAACTACGACTTCAACGTGTCGTTCACACCCGAACAGCAGGCCACGGGCAAGGTCGACTACAACTATGACATGCAGGGCTTCGCGATGGATGAACTGCCTGGCATGAGCGTGTTCTACAGGAACGGGAACGGCGAGATCTTCCGCACGTTCTCGGCGTACGCGCGCAGCGGCGAGCCGCTGATCGGCACGTATGCGCTGCTCGATTGCGTGCCGAAGGGCCGCGATGAAGACGAGAACAAGATGATGGGCTGGCTGCGCCGCCACGACAGTTACGAGGATGGCGCGACGGGCACGACGCTGGCGGCGGGCAAACAGCGCGCGGGCGCCTGCTGTCACGAAGGGACCCCGAAGTGA
- a CDS encoding SRPBCC family protein translates to MSARPSLTLQRHLKASPEKVFSAWTDPQQTVKWLHPGGCDVLLWEMELKVGGRFHMIMRAPDGEEHEVRGVFREVALNEKLVYTWAFRTTPERESLVTLSLKADGDGTWLTLTHEQFFDEAARDSHRAGWTDTLDGLERYFS, encoded by the coding sequence ATGTCCGCCCGCCCCAGTCTCACGCTCCAGCGACACCTCAAAGCGTCGCCCGAAAAAGTCTTCAGCGCGTGGACGGACCCGCAGCAAACCGTGAAGTGGCTGCATCCAGGCGGCTGCGACGTGCTGCTTTGGGAAATGGAGTTGAAGGTGGGCGGGCGCTTTCACATGATCATGCGCGCGCCCGATGGCGAAGAGCATGAGGTGCGCGGCGTATTCCGCGAAGTCGCGCTCAACGAAAAGCTCGTGTACACGTGGGCATTCCGCACGACGCCCGAACGTGAGTCCCTCGTCACGTTGTCGCTGAAAGCCGATGGCGATGGCACATGGCTGACGCTCACGCACGAACAGTTCTTCGACGAAGCGGCGCGCGACTCTCATCGCGCTGGATGGACGGACACGCTGGACGGACTCGAACGCTATTTCTCGTGA
- a CDS encoding ArsR/SmtB family transcription factor, with amino-acid sequence MVKFEDAALDRTFAALADPTRRALLQRLSAGPDLSVSELAEPFPMSLPAVMKHLDVLADAGLITRAKTGRTVTCRLSAAPMEDAMAWLQHYQQFWTQALDQLAAYVEESACPPAPVSRSSDTSKRRPKKSSARGRTRSKP; translated from the coding sequence ATGGTTAAGTTTGAGGATGCCGCGCTCGACCGCACGTTCGCCGCGCTCGCCGACCCGACGCGGCGCGCGCTTTTGCAGCGTCTGTCGGCTGGCCCGGATCTGTCCGTCTCAGAACTGGCCGAGCCGTTCCCGATGTCGTTGCCGGCCGTCATGAAGCATCTGGACGTGCTCGCGGATGCCGGCCTCATCACGCGCGCCAAGACAGGCCGCACGGTCACCTGCCGTCTGTCGGCCGCGCCGATGGAGGATGCGATGGCGTGGCTGCAACACTATCAGCAGTTCTGGACGCAAGCGCTCGATCAACTGGCCGCCTACGTGGAGGAATCCGCATGTCCGCCCGCCCCAGTCTCACGCTCCAGCGACACCTCAAAGCGTCGCCCGAAAAAGTCTTCAGCGCGTGGACGGACCCGCAGCAAACCGTGA
- a CDS encoding NCS2 family permease, which translates to MMEPQAQSIAEAGSEAFDGARDGQTAFIDRFFGVTARGSTGRQEIIAGITTFLAMVYSVFVVPGMLGKAGFDTSAVFVAVCLTTAFGSLLMGIWARLPIAIGCAISLTAFTAFGLVLGKGLQPNVALGAVFLMGLVFTAISVTGVRSWILRNLPAGVAHGTGIGIGLFLLLIAANDVGLVVKNPGPGLPVSLGHITSLPVLMSVGGLAAIFGLVRRRVPGSILIVIVAISALALLLDPAVAFHGVFALPSLSAPGHASLIGAMDIKGALSLAVLPSVLALVMTAVFDATGTIRAVAGQAGQLDENGRIINGGRALTADSLSSIFSGFMGGAPAAAYIESTVGVAAGAKTGLAAAVVGLLFLVVMFFSPLAALVPSYATAPALMYVGLLMLSSVSKLHMDDMVDSMSGLVCAVFIVLTANIVTGIMLGFCTLVIGRVVSGEWRKLNAGTVAIAVVLAVFYLGGWAI; encoded by the coding sequence ATGATGGAACCCCAGGCCCAGAGCATCGCCGAAGCCGGGAGCGAGGCGTTCGACGGCGCACGCGACGGGCAAACGGCGTTCATTGACCGCTTTTTCGGCGTCACCGCGCGCGGCAGCACGGGACGCCAGGAAATCATCGCGGGCATCACGACCTTCCTCGCAATGGTCTATTCCGTGTTCGTCGTGCCGGGCATGTTGGGCAAGGCGGGCTTCGACACCAGCGCGGTGTTCGTCGCCGTGTGCCTGACGACGGCATTCGGCTCGCTGCTGATGGGTATATGGGCACGTCTGCCCATCGCGATCGGCTGCGCGATCTCGCTGACGGCCTTCACCGCGTTCGGCCTCGTGCTCGGCAAGGGCTTGCAGCCGAATGTCGCGCTCGGCGCGGTGTTCCTGATGGGACTCGTGTTCACCGCGATTTCCGTGACGGGCGTGCGCTCGTGGATCCTGCGCAATCTTCCTGCAGGCGTCGCGCACGGCACGGGCATCGGCATCGGCCTCTTTCTGCTGCTGATCGCGGCGAACGATGTGGGTCTCGTGGTGAAGAATCCCGGGCCGGGACTGCCCGTCTCGCTCGGCCATATCACGTCGCTGCCCGTGCTGATGTCCGTGGGCGGTCTCGCCGCCATCTTCGGGCTCGTGCGTCGCCGCGTGCCGGGTTCGATCCTGATCGTGATCGTCGCGATTTCGGCGCTTGCGTTGCTGCTCGATCCCGCTGTCGCGTTTCATGGCGTGTTCGCGCTGCCGTCTCTGAGCGCGCCGGGCCACGCTTCGCTGATCGGTGCGATGGACATCAAGGGCGCGCTGTCGCTCGCCGTGCTGCCGAGCGTGCTGGCCCTCGTGATGACGGCGGTGTTCGATGCGACGGGCACGATCCGCGCGGTCGCAGGGCAAGCGGGGCAACTCGACGAGAACGGCCGCATCATCAACGGCGGCCGCGCGCTCACGGCCGATTCGCTCAGTTCGATCTTCTCGGGCTTCATGGGCGGCGCGCCGGCAGCGGCGTATATCGAATCGACCGTCGGCGTCGCAGCGGGTGCGAAGACGGGGCTGGCCGCGGCTGTCGTCGGTCTGCTGTTCCTCGTCGTGATGTTCTTCTCGCCGCTCGCCGCACTCGTGCCTTCGTATGCGACGGCGCCCGCGCTGATGTACGTGGGCCTGCTGATGTTGTCGAGCGTGAGCAAGCTGCACATGGACGACATGGTCGATTCGATGTCCGGCCTCGTGTGCGCGGTGTTCATCGTGCTGACCGCCAACATCGTGACGGGCATCATGCTCGGCTTCTGCACGCTCGTGATCGGACGGGTCGTAAGCGGCGAATGGCGCAAGCTGAATGCCGGGACGGTCGCCATCGCCGTCGTGCTGGCTGTGTTCTATCTGGGCGGCTGGGCGATCTGA
- a CDS encoding PRC-barrel domain-containing protein gives MNGGFLRPVFRLFLLAVFAALAAMMSGCSLFGPTEQPPAPITEATVTPLVVPALEPASEPEPAEAPEPKEPKKPRPPVVRPHKPEPPPPVVAPAPPPPPPPPAPIIVMRTLDRSAMHGLLDSEVQKSDGKVLGRAVDMTADASGTPRQMIVNLQGFLGVGDRKVGFPWTAFRFTPGAKGAPITITTPPNQLAATNRPKPSASLASPLAGGVTAAPAVPPGQLELIDADVERPSGGKVGRVIDVLIDANAQPQAVVLDVSGIISADRRTIAANWSALRFVTKDKTLRPLMDLNDAQIKASPSYEPDKPIRAVSPAPPPAPVAASAAATGSSSSTAAASTARTSR, from the coding sequence ATGAATGGCGGTTTCCTACGTCCAGTCTTCCGTCTTTTTCTATTGGCCGTTTTTGCGGCCCTTGCCGCCATGATGTCGGGCTGCAGCCTGTTCGGACCGACCGAGCAGCCGCCTGCGCCCATTACCGAAGCGACCGTGACGCCGCTCGTCGTTCCCGCCCTCGAGCCCGCCTCCGAACCGGAGCCCGCCGAGGCGCCTGAGCCGAAGGAACCGAAGAAGCCGCGTCCGCCCGTCGTGCGCCCGCACAAGCCTGAGCCGCCGCCGCCCGTCGTGGCGCCCGCACCGCCGCCGCCTCCGCCGCCGCCCGCGCCCATCATCGTGATGCGCACGCTCGATCGCAGCGCGATGCACGGCCTGCTCGACAGTGAAGTGCAGAAGTCCGACGGCAAGGTGCTCGGGCGCGCCGTCGACATGACGGCGGATGCGAGCGGCACACCGCGCCAGATGATCGTCAATCTGCAGGGCTTTCTGGGCGTCGGCGACCGCAAGGTGGGTTTCCCGTGGACTGCTTTCCGCTTTACGCCGGGCGCGAAAGGCGCGCCCATCACGATCACGACGCCGCCAAACCAGCTTGCTGCGACGAACCGGCCAAAACCGTCGGCGTCGCTGGCGTCGCCGCTTGCCGGCGGCGTCACGGCCGCGCCCGCGGTGCCTCCCGGCCAGCTGGAACTGATCGACGCGGACGTCGAGCGTCCGAGCGGCGGCAAGGTGGGCCGCGTGATCGACGTGCTGATCGATGCGAACGCGCAGCCGCAGGCCGTCGTGCTCGACGTCAGCGGCATCATCAGCGCCGATCGGCGGACGATCGCCGCGAACTGGTCGGCGCTGCGTTTCGTCACGAAGGACAAGACGCTGCGCCCGCTGATGGATCTCAACGACGCGCAAATCAAGGCGTCGCCATCTTACGAGCCGGACAAGCCGATTCGCGCGGTGTCGCCCGCACCGCCTCCCGCACCTGTTGCCGCGTCTGCCGCGGCAACAGGCTCTTCGTCGTCCACTGCGGCGGCTTCAACCGCACGCACTTCACGATGA
- a CDS encoding MFS transporter: MTSRPMVNARSLRALDWLNFFVANVQTGFGPFIASYLATHKWTQGEIGLALSIGTISAMVSQVPGGAAVDALRNKKGAAAWAIIAIILSAVLLAASPTVLPVMAAEVFHGFASCMLVPAMAAISFALVGRQDLGDRLGRNARWASIGSAVAAGLMGLFGEYFSARAVFWLTAALAAPALIALSMITMPAHHHAPAHKPAKKEHDEAEEKESIFELLRDRRMLIFAACVVLFHLSNAAMLNLAAGEVTAGMGDNVQLVIAACIIVPQAIVAMLSPWVGRTAERWGRRPILLLGFSALPLRALLFAGVSSPYLLVPVQMLDGLSAAVFGVMLPLIAADVAGGKGRYNLTIGLFGLAAGIGATLSTAVAGFIADRFGSAVSFFGLAGAGALAVLLVWAAMPETRDAGRSLEEPAPEALKRAE, encoded by the coding sequence ATGACGAGCCGTCCAATGGTCAACGCACGCAGTCTCCGCGCCCTCGACTGGCTCAACTTTTTCGTCGCCAACGTGCAGACGGGGTTCGGGCCGTTCATTGCCTCCTATCTCGCGACGCACAAGTGGACGCAGGGCGAGATCGGCCTCGCCCTTTCTATCGGCACGATCAGCGCGATGGTGAGCCAGGTGCCCGGCGGTGCCGCCGTCGATGCGTTGCGCAACAAGAAGGGAGCCGCCGCCTGGGCGATTATCGCGATCATTCTGAGTGCGGTGCTGCTCGCGGCGAGCCCGACCGTGCTGCCCGTGATGGCCGCCGAGGTCTTCCACGGCTTCGCGAGCTGCATGCTCGTACCGGCGATGGCGGCTATTTCGTTCGCGCTGGTCGGACGCCAGGATCTTGGTGACCGGCTGGGACGCAACGCGCGCTGGGCGTCCATAGGCAGCGCCGTCGCCGCGGGCTTGATGGGCCTGTTCGGCGAATACTTCTCGGCGCGCGCGGTGTTCTGGCTGACGGCGGCGCTGGCGGCACCGGCGCTGATCGCGCTGTCGATGATCACGATGCCTGCGCACCATCACGCGCCGGCGCACAAGCCCGCGAAGAAGGAGCACGATGAAGCCGAAGAGAAGGAATCGATCTTCGAGTTGCTGCGCGACCGGCGCATGCTGATATTCGCGGCGTGCGTGGTGCTGTTCCACCTGTCGAACGCGGCGATGCTGAACCTCGCGGCGGGCGAAGTGACGGCGGGCATGGGGGACAACGTGCAGCTCGTGATTGCTGCTTGCATCATCGTGCCGCAGGCGATCGTTGCGATGCTGTCGCCGTGGGTCGGGCGCACTGCGGAGCGCTGGGGACGTCGGCCGATCCTGTTGCTCGGGTTCTCTGCGCTACCGTTGCGGGCGCTGTTGTTTGCGGGCGTGAGCAGCCCGTATCTGCTTGTGCCTGTGCAGATGCTCGATGGGCTCAGCGCGGCTGTGTTCGGTGTGATGTTGCCGCTGATCGCGGCGGATGTGGCCGGCGGCAAGGGGCGCTACAACCTGACGATCGGGCTGTTTGGTTTGGCCGCCGGGATTGGTGCAACGCTGTCTACTGCCGTTGCCGGGTTTATTGCCGATCGCTTTGGCAGTGCTGTTAGCTTTTTTGGACTCGCCGGTGCGGGGGCGCTCGCTGTGTTGCTTGTTTGGGCTGCCATGCCCGAAACCAGGGATGCGGGGCGTAGTTTGGAGGAGCCTGCACCCGAGGCTTTGAAGCGGGCTGAGTGA
- a CDS encoding MFS transporter: MMTSAASATTPDDSVSRGAAQPRASHAKAIAAITLGNGLEFFDFTIYSFFATIIGKLYFPVEGQLAQLMLAVGTFGVGFIMRPVGGVVLGAYADRAGRKAAMSLTLWLMTLGSAMIAFAPTYASIGLAAPALVILARLIQGFALGGEIGASTSLLMEYGSDRTRGFYGSWQFVSQGLNTVVGSLLGVALAAMLSPHALESWGWRVPFVIGMAMGPIGVYIRRHLDETLPLPASSDDASVREAAAVAKPVREIFGTHLGSIAKGVVTTIGGTAANYIVLFYLSTYAIRILHMPMSLALWASWTAAFVTVICSPFAGTLSDRYGRKRVLWVSRVLLILAVYPAFMVINAVPTVPVLLAVVAVLGVLVALTAVPNIVMLPEMFPREIRATGMSIVYCLGVSIFGGFAQFFATWLIQLSGNSLAPAWYLIGCGVVSLLALPFVKETAGRPID; encoded by the coding sequence ATGATGACCAGCGCCGCATCGGCAACCACGCCGGACGACAGCGTATCCAGAGGCGCGGCGCAGCCGCGCGCGAGCCACGCGAAAGCGATTGCCGCGATCACGCTCGGTAACGGGCTCGAGTTCTTCGACTTCACGATCTACAGTTTCTTCGCGACGATCATCGGCAAGCTGTACTTCCCTGTGGAAGGGCAGCTTGCGCAACTGATGCTCGCAGTCGGCACATTCGGTGTCGGCTTCATTATGCGGCCTGTCGGCGGCGTCGTGCTCGGCGCGTATGCGGACCGCGCGGGCCGCAAGGCGGCGATGAGCCTCACGTTGTGGCTGATGACGCTCGGCTCGGCGATGATCGCGTTTGCGCCGACGTATGCATCGATCGGGCTTGCCGCGCCCGCGCTGGTGATCCTCGCGCGGCTCATTCAGGGCTTTGCGCTGGGTGGCGAGATCGGCGCATCGACATCGCTGCTGATGGAGTACGGCAGCGATCGCACGCGCGGTTTCTATGGCAGCTGGCAGTTCGTGAGCCAGGGGTTGAACACGGTGGTCGGCTCGCTGCTTGGCGTGGCATTGGCCGCGATGCTGTCGCCGCATGCGCTCGAAAGCTGGGGCTGGCGCGTGCCGTTCGTGATCGGCATGGCGATGGGTCCCATTGGCGTATACATCCGGCGGCATCTGGACGAAACGCTGCCGCTGCCGGCGTCATCCGATGATGCGTCCGTGCGTGAGGCCGCAGCCGTTGCCAAGCCGGTGCGCGAGATTTTCGGCACGCATCTGGGTTCGATTGCGAAGGGTGTGGTGACGACGATCGGCGGCACGGCGGCGAATTACATCGTGCTGTTTTATCTGTCGACGTATGCGATCAGGATTCTGCATATGCCGATGTCGCTGGCGTTGTGGGCTTCGTGGACGGCTGCATTCGTCACGGTGATCTGTTCGCCCTTTGCAGGTACGTTGTCGGATAGGTATGGGCGCAAGCGCGTGTTGTGGGTCTCGCGGGTGCTGTTGATTCTTGCGGTGTATCCCGCGTTTATGGTGATCAATGCTGTGCCGACTGTGCCTGTATTGCTTGCGGTTGTTGCTGTTCTCGGCGTGCTGGTTGCGTTGACGGCTGTTCCTAACATCGTCATGCTGCCGGAGATGTTTCCGCGCGAGATCCGCGCGACCGGGATGTCGATTGTGTATTGTCTCGGGGTGTCCATCTTTGGTGGGTTCGCGCAGTTCTTCGCAACATGGCTTATTCAGCTTTCCGGGAATTCTCTTGCGCCCGCCTGGTATCTGATTGGATGTGGTGTGGTTTCTTTGTTGGCGCTGCCGTTTGTGAAGGAGACCGCCGGGCGGCCGATTGATTAG